A single window of Chitinivorax sp. B DNA harbors:
- a CDS encoding serine/threonine-protein kinase, whose protein sequence is MSSNLPSHLGKYAVTGLLGKGAMGVVYKAQDPHIKRTVAIKTVRRELIDADHESHLVARFKNEAQAAGGLSHPGIVSIYEYGEEDDLAYIVMEYVSGSALDVYFKQSIRFAPVDVVSIMAQLLDALGYAHEQGVVHRDIKPANIIIMTNGKLKVADFGIARIADSELTQVGMVMGTPSYIAPEQYLGKGKVDQRADLFSVGVVFYQLLTGEKPFAGASEAVIYKVCHEQPALPSVAAPDRSVSHFDAVVMKALAKLPEDRFQSAREFYDAILQAHRAPAMVALSEETIIHRPTQAASFPAVEPTSLSSQATPISGTSLAPTHWDATVLKEVEERLARIMGPFAKIMVRKAAKVTQSVDELYNLLAQEIEQAADRTEFLSTRTSLSLGGTQTGSGTQLTRGTTAITQEAIDNATRMLAPYIGPIAKVLAKKSASKVTSVQAFYTLLAENITDPQERQRFLKEAGINS, encoded by the coding sequence ATGAGTAGCAATCTCCCCTCGCATCTTGGCAAATATGCCGTCACCGGCTTGTTGGGCAAGGGCGCAATGGGTGTGGTATACAAGGCACAAGACCCGCACATCAAACGTACAGTAGCAATCAAGACCGTACGGCGAGAGCTGATCGATGCCGACCATGAATCCCATCTGGTTGCCCGATTCAAGAACGAGGCGCAAGCAGCCGGTGGCCTCTCGCACCCTGGCATTGTCTCGATCTATGAATACGGCGAAGAAGATGATCTCGCCTACATCGTGATGGAATATGTCTCTGGCAGCGCGCTGGATGTGTATTTCAAGCAAAGCATCCGCTTTGCCCCGGTCGATGTGGTCAGTATCATGGCGCAATTGCTGGATGCACTGGGCTATGCGCATGAGCAAGGTGTCGTCCATCGTGACATCAAGCCTGCCAATATCATCATCATGACCAATGGCAAACTCAAGGTCGCCGACTTTGGGATCGCCCGTATTGCCGACTCGGAATTGACTCAGGTCGGCATGGTGATGGGTACACCCAGTTATATCGCACCCGAACAGTATCTTGGCAAAGGCAAGGTGGACCAGCGGGCCGACCTGTTCTCGGTTGGCGTCGTGTTCTACCAGCTGCTGACAGGGGAAAAACCATTTGCCGGAGCCAGCGAAGCCGTCATTTACAAGGTATGCCACGAGCAACCAGCCCTGCCCTCAGTTGCAGCGCCAGACCGGTCTGTCAGCCACTTTGACGCGGTCGTGATGAAGGCCCTTGCCAAACTGCCGGAAGACCGCTTCCAGAGTGCGCGCGAGTTTTACGATGCCATCCTGCAGGCCCACCGGGCACCCGCCATGGTGGCCTTGTCGGAAGAGACCATCATCCATCGCCCAACCCAGGCTGCATCCTTCCCTGCGGTCGAACCGACCAGCCTCAGCAGCCAAGCGACGCCGATCAGCGGCACCAGCCTGGCACCAACTCACTGGGATGCAACAGTACTCAAGGAAGTGGAAGAACGACTGGCCCGCATCATGGGGCCATTTGCCAAAATCATGGTGCGCAAGGCAGCCAAAGTCACCCAGTCTGTTGATGAGCTGTATAACTTGCTGGCACAGGAAATCGAACAAGCCGCCGATCGTACCGAATTTCTCAGCACCAGAACCTCACTCAGTCTGGGTGGAACGCAAACAGGAAGCGGCACGCAATTGACTCGCGGTACGACCGCCATCACGCAGGAAGCCATCGACAATGCAACCCGTATGCTGGCTCCTTATATTGGCCCCATTGCCAAGGTGCTCGCCAAAAAGTCAGCCAGTAAAGTGACCAGCGTACAGGCTTTTTATACCCTCCTGGCCGAGAACATCACCGACCCGCAAGAGCGACAACGGTTTTTGAAGGAGGCTGGCATCAATAGCTGA
- a CDS encoding YopT-type cysteine protease domain-containing protein, protein MPNEMQDAARASGCNYIAEFKQGLLLPKHPALTAAIDNPSGICWGLAFVWMEYKTKKSHERFFVDIEQVGEKATLLKAAGLYRIVQMKADKLERAAATCGLSPAKDDDGEIKGKHSLRVSDEDDMRTLAKWLSASMGTRYFLIETSGHAMAACGSKTGALEFFDPNFGVVSCWSSNTMAAFFSVFFNHQRIKDNYWKRIPRDLTVHKLKS, encoded by the coding sequence ATGCCCAATGAAATGCAAGATGCCGCACGCGCCAGCGGCTGCAACTACATCGCCGAATTCAAACAAGGCCTGCTACTGCCCAAACATCCGGCCCTGACTGCGGCCATCGACAATCCCAGCGGTATCTGCTGGGGATTAGCCTTTGTCTGGATGGAGTACAAAACCAAAAAATCCCATGAACGATTCTTTGTGGATATTGAACAAGTTGGCGAAAAGGCCACGCTACTGAAAGCTGCAGGCCTTTATCGCATCGTACAGATGAAGGCCGACAAGCTGGAACGCGCCGCAGCCACTTGTGGGCTGAGTCCAGCCAAAGACGACGATGGCGAAATCAAAGGAAAGCATTCATTACGTGTATCAGACGAAGACGACATGCGCACACTGGCTAAATGGCTAAGTGCATCCATGGGTACTCGATATTTCTTGATCGAAACCAGCGGTCACGCCATGGCGGCATGCGGCAGCAAAACCGGTGCGCTTGAATTCTTCGACCCGAACTTTGGGGTGGTCAGTTGCTGGTCAAGCAATACCATGGCGGCTTTTTTTAGTGTCTTCTTCAACCACCAGCGGATCAAGGACAACTACTGGAAACGAATACCCCGGGATTTGACCGTGCATAAACTCAAAAGCTAA
- the tssH gene encoding type VI secretion system ATPase TssH: MAEISRVALFGKLNSLCYRSIESSTVFCKLRGNPYVEPVHWLHQILQLTDSDLHRIIKHFGLDPAGLARDLTAALDRLPRGSTSITDLSSHIEEMVERGWVFGTLMFGESQVRSGHLVVAMLKVSGLRNHLYAISKQFEKIKVESLCEDLASILSGSVEEGLAATDGFQAGAVPGEASGAMPPASMGKQEALKRFTIDLTEQARSGKLDPIVGRDDEIRQVIDILMRRRQNNPILTGEAGVGKTAVVEGFAQRIVKGDVPPPLKEVSLRTLDVGLLQAGASMKGEFENRLRQVIEEVQASEKPIILFIDEAHTLVGAGGAAGTGDAANLLKPALARGNLRTIAATTWAEYKKHIEKDPALTRRFQVVQVAEPDETKAILMLRGVTSTMEKHHRTQILDEALEAAVRLSHRYIPARQLPDKAVSLLDTACARVAVSQHATPAEVEDSRRRIEGLQTELEIIGREKAVGMDTAQREQTANSRLEIEQTRLADLEARWNAEKALVDRILAIRGQLRGQIGAVEGAANVPAEGEQAIDRDALLAELKTLQAELADHQGEMPLILPTVDHQAVAAVVQDWTGIPVGRMVKNEIENILNLAETLNQRIIGQRHALEMIAKRIQTSRAGLDNPNKPIGVFMLAGTSGVGKTETALALAEALYGGEQNVITINMSEYQEAHTVSTLKGAPPGYVGYGEGGVLTEAVRRRPYSVVLLDEVEKAHPDVHEIFFQVFDKGWMEDGEGRIIDFKNTLILLTTNAGTDLISNLCKDPDLMPEPEGIAKALREPLLKVFPPALLGRLVVIPYYPLSDEMLGAIIRLQLGRIEKRIREGHKVPFTYDDEVVKLIASRCTELESGGRMIDAILTNTVLPEISGEFLRRMIRGEQISRVHISVSGSEFGYGFE, encoded by the coding sequence ATGGCCGAAATCAGCCGTGTTGCCTTGTTTGGCAAACTCAACAGCCTCTGTTACCGCTCCATCGAAAGCAGCACCGTATTCTGCAAGCTGCGTGGCAATCCTTATGTAGAGCCGGTTCACTGGTTGCATCAGATCCTGCAGCTGACCGATTCGGATCTGCATCGCATCATCAAGCATTTCGGCCTGGACCCGGCCGGTCTGGCACGGGATCTGACCGCTGCCCTGGATCGCCTGCCGCGTGGTTCAACTTCGATTACTGACCTGTCCTCGCATATCGAGGAAATGGTGGAGCGAGGCTGGGTTTTCGGGACCTTGATGTTTGGCGAGTCACAAGTGCGCTCGGGCCATCTGGTAGTGGCAATGCTCAAGGTATCGGGCCTGCGCAATCATCTGTATGCCATCTCCAAACAGTTTGAAAAGATCAAAGTGGAATCGCTGTGCGAGGATCTCGCCAGCATTCTCAGTGGCTCTGTGGAAGAAGGTCTGGCTGCCACCGATGGTTTCCAAGCAGGTGCTGTGCCAGGTGAGGCCAGTGGTGCCATGCCACCCGCCAGCATGGGTAAGCAGGAGGCGCTGAAGCGCTTTACCATTGATCTGACCGAGCAAGCCCGTTCCGGCAAGCTGGATCCGATCGTTGGGCGCGATGACGAAATCCGCCAGGTGATCGATATCCTGATGCGTCGTCGTCAGAACAATCCGATTCTGACGGGTGAAGCCGGTGTGGGTAAAACCGCCGTGGTGGAAGGTTTTGCGCAACGCATCGTCAAGGGTGATGTCCCGCCGCCATTGAAAGAAGTCAGTCTGCGGACGCTGGATGTGGGCTTACTGCAAGCCGGGGCCAGCATGAAGGGCGAGTTCGAGAACCGGTTACGCCAAGTGATTGAGGAAGTTCAGGCTTCCGAAAAGCCAATCATCCTGTTCATTGACGAAGCCCACACCCTGGTAGGCGCAGGTGGTGCAGCGGGGACAGGCGATGCGGCCAACCTGCTCAAACCCGCGTTGGCGCGTGGCAACTTGCGTACCATTGCTGCGACGACTTGGGCGGAATACAAAAAGCACATCGAGAAAGACCCGGCACTGACCCGCCGCTTCCAGGTGGTACAAGTGGCCGAGCCGGACGAAACCAAAGCGATCCTGATGTTGCGTGGCGTGACGTCCACCATGGAAAAGCACCACCGGACACAGATTCTGGATGAAGCACTGGAAGCTGCCGTGCGCCTGTCTCATCGCTATATTCCTGCGCGCCAGCTGCCGGACAAGGCCGTCAGCCTGCTGGACACCGCCTGCGCCCGAGTCGCTGTCAGCCAACATGCCACCCCGGCAGAGGTAGAGGATTCCCGCCGCCGGATCGAAGGCCTGCAGACCGAGCTGGAAATCATCGGACGTGAAAAAGCCGTGGGTATGGATACCGCACAGCGCGAACAGACTGCAAACAGCCGTCTGGAAATCGAACAGACCCGCTTGGCTGATCTGGAAGCGCGCTGGAATGCCGAAAAAGCTTTGGTAGATCGCATCCTCGCGATTCGCGGCCAGCTACGTGGCCAGATCGGCGCCGTGGAAGGGGCGGCCAATGTACCGGCTGAAGGCGAGCAGGCCATTGATCGTGATGCCCTGTTGGCGGAACTGAAAACCTTACAAGCCGAATTGGCTGATCATCAAGGCGAAATGCCGTTGATTCTGCCAACGGTCGATCATCAAGCGGTTGCTGCGGTGGTGCAGGATTGGACCGGCATCCCGGTTGGTCGCATGGTCAAGAACGAGATCGAAAACATCCTGAATCTGGCTGAAACGCTGAATCAGCGCATCATTGGCCAACGCCATGCGTTGGAAATGATTGCCAAACGTATCCAGACCTCGCGTGCCGGGCTCGACAATCCGAACAAACCGATTGGTGTATTCATGTTGGCTGGTACATCTGGCGTGGGTAAGACGGAAACCGCATTGGCCCTGGCAGAAGCGCTGTATGGTGGCGAGCAGAATGTCATCACCATCAACATGAGCGAATACCAGGAAGCGCACACCGTCAGCACGCTGAAAGGCGCGCCTCCGGGTTATGTGGGCTATGGAGAGGGCGGGGTGTTGACCGAAGCGGTTCGCCGTCGCCCGTATAGTGTGGTGCTGCTGGATGAGGTGGAAAAAGCCCATCCAGACGTACACGAAATCTTCTTCCAGGTATTTGATAAAGGCTGGATGGAAGACGGCGAAGGCCGCATCATTGACTTCAAGAATACGCTGATCCTGTTGACTACCAACGCTGGTACCGACCTGATCAGCAACCTGTGCAAAGACCCGGATCTGATGCCAGAACCAGAAGGCATCGCCAAGGCGCTTCGCGAACCCCTGCTCAAGGTGTTCCCACCTGCCTTGCTTGGCCGTCTGGTGGTCATCCCTTACTACCCGCTCAGCGACGAAATGCTCGGCGCCATCATCCGCCTGCAATTGGGCCGCATCGAAAAACGCATCCGCGAAGGCCACAAAGTGCCGTTCACTTACGATGACGAAGTGGTCAAGCTGATCGCCAGCCGTTGTACCGAGCTGGAAAGTGGCGGCCGAATGATCGATGCCATCCTGACCAACACCGTATTGCCTGAAATCAGCGGCGAATTCCTGCGCCGCATGATCCGTGGCGAGCAAATCAGCCGTGTGCATATCTCGGTGAGCGGGTCGGAGTTTGGGTACGGGTTTGAGTGA